The following are encoded in a window of Balaenoptera ricei isolate mBalRic1 chromosome 1, mBalRic1.hap2, whole genome shotgun sequence genomic DNA:
- the LOC132349054 gene encoding LOW QUALITY PROTEIN: peflin-like (The sequence of the model RefSeq protein was modified relative to this genomic sequence to represent the inferred CDS: substituted 1 base at 1 genomic stop codon): protein MASYPYGQGCPGAGGQAPGAPPGSYYPGLPHAGGQYASWVPPGGGYGGGPATGGPYGPPAGGGPYAHPNPGGLPSGTPGGPYGGAAPGGPYGPPPPYSYGAQHPGPYGQGPPPPGGTTPNVDPEAYSWFQSVNSNHSGYISIKELKQALVNSNWSSLSDETCLMMINMFDKTKSGRIDVYGFSALWKFIQQWKNLFQQXDQDRSGSISYTELQQALSQMGYNLSPQFTQLLVSRYCPRSASPAMQLDRFIQVCTQLQVLTEAFREKDTAVQGNIRLSFEHFVTMTASRML from the coding sequence ATGGCCAGCTACCCCTATGGGCAGGGCTGCCCAGGAGCTGGAGGACAAGCACCTGGAGCCCCTCCGGGTAGCTACTACCCCGGACTCCCCCATGCTGGAGGGCAATATGCTAGCTGGGTACCCCCTGGTGGCGGATATGGAGGAGGTCCTGCCACTGGTGGGCCTTACGGACCACCAGCTGGTGGAGGGCCCTATGCACACCCCAACCCTGGGGGGCTCCCTTCTGGAACTCCAGGAGGACCATATGGTGGCGCGGCCCCAGGGGGCCCCTATGGACCACCACCTCCATATTCCTATGGTGCCCAGCATCCCGGGCCTTATGGACAGGGACCACCTCCTCCAGGTGGCACCACTCCCAATGTGGATCCCGAGGCTTACTCCTGGTTCCAGTCAGTGAACTCCAATCACAGTGGCTATATCTCCATCAAGGAGCTGAAGCAGGCCCTGGTCAACTCCAACTGGTCCTCGCTCAGCGACGAGACATGCCTTATGATGATAAACATGTTTGACAAGACCAAGTCAGGCCGCATTGATGTCTACGGTTTCTCAGCCCTGTGGAAGTTCATCCAGCAGTGGAAGAACCTCTTCCAGCAGTAAGACCAGGACCGCTCGGGCTCCATTAGCTACACAGAGCTGCAGCAAGCTCTGTCCCAGATGGGCTACAATCTGAGCCCCCAGTTCACCCAGCTCCTGGTCTCCCGCTACTGCCCGCGCTCCGCCAGTCCTGCCATGCAGCTAGATCGCTTCATCCAGGTGTGCACCCAGCTGCAGGTGCTGACCGAGGCCTTCCGGGAGAAGGACACAGCTGTGCAGGGCAACATTCGGCTCAGCTTCGAGCACTTCGTCACCATGACAGCTTCTCGGATGCTATGA
- the LOC132349059 gene encoding bMERB domain-containing protein 1-like, translating into ASFVKDKVTIGAWVYLWAFYMDQLDIISMAETTMRPEEIELEMVKIQRLREVLVRRESVLRFMMDDIQLCNDIMDLKQELQNLVAIPEKEKTKLQKQREDELIQKIHKLVQKRDFLVDDAEVERLREQEEDKEMVNFLRIKLKPLDKVTKSPASSRAEKKAEPPPSKPTVAKTGLALIKDCCGATQCNIM; encoded by the exons gcctcctttgtcaaagataaggtgaccataggtgcgtgggtttatctctgggctttcta CATGGATCAGCTGGACATCATCTCCATGGCAGAGACAACCATGAGGCCAGAGGAGATCGAGCTGGAGATGGTGAAAATCCAGCGTCTCCGGGAAGTCTTGGTCCGGCGGGAGTCTGTGCTCAGGTTTATGATGGATGACATCCAGCTCTGCAACGACATCATGGACTTGAAGCAGGAGCTGCAGAACTTGGTCGCcatcccagaaaaagaaaaaaccaagttGCAGAAGCAGAGAGAGGACGAGCTAATCCAGAAGATCCACAAACTGGTGCAGaagagggacttcctggtggacGATGCAGAGGTTGAGCGGCTAAGGGAGCAAGAAGAAGACAAGGAAATGGTCAATTTTTTGAGAATCAAGTTAAAACCTCTAGACAAAGTAACCAAATCTCCAGCCAGCTCCCGAGCAGAAAAGAAAGCCGAGCCCCCACCTAGCAAGCCCACAGTAGCCAAGACGGGGCTGGCGCTCATCAAGGATTGCTGCGGGGCCACCCAGTGCAATATCATGTAG